Sequence from the Fulvivirga ligni genome:
TGTACCCCAAACATGCTCCAGCTTACCTTCTTTATCTGCAAACTTCACATCAAATGCCTTCGCAAAGTTTTGACCCAAGAAGTGAGATGTACCGGCCTGTAGCGCTTTACCATCCTGCATTAAAGCTTCAATGCAGTATGTATCTAAAGCACCAGGGAATCTTTCACTTTCAGTTTTCACACCCTTTACTACTGGCATAGCCATAAAATCTTCTGCAAAAGTGGCATATACATCAAGCATCTGCTTAGTTTCTGCTACCGCCTCTTGCTTGGTGGCATGTGCCGTATGTCCTTCCTGCCATAAAAACTCAGCAGTACGTAAGAATAATCTGGTTCTCATCTCCCATCTCACAACGTTGGCCCACTGATTCACAAGAAGAGGCAAGTCTCTGTAAGATTGAATCCAATTTTTATATGTACTCCATATTACCGTTTCAGAGGTAGGACGTACAATTAGTTCTTCCTCAAGCTTTGCTTCTGGATCTACCACTACGCCACTGCCATCTTCTGCATTCTTTAATCTATAATGTGTTACTACTGCACATTCTTTAGCAAAACCCTCAACGTGATCAGCCTCTTTACTCAGGTAGCTTTTCGGAACAAATAAGGGGAAATAGGCATTGGTGTGCCCTGTATCTTTAAACATTTTATCGATAGCAGCCTGCATCTTCTCCCATATGCTGTAGCCATAAGGCTTTATAACCATGCATCCTCTTACTGCTGAATGCTCCGCCAAATCTGCCTTTTTTACTAATTCATTGTACCATTGAGAATAATCCTCACTTCTTTTTGGAAGTCCCTTAGCCATAGTAATTTTTGGTATAAAATTTGATGTAATTTGGATAAATAATCCAATTTGTGCGGCAAATATACAGATATTATCAGCTTAATATATATCTGTTTTTTGGAATTGTCGTATAATGATTTATGTTTATATATAAAACTAGGACAGCCATGAATACACATCTAAAAAAAATCGCAACATTATTTAGCTTAATGTTGGTTGTTTTTTCAACCACATTAGCTCAAGACAGAGAATATGATGATCTCTATTTTAGCTCTAAAGACAGAGTAAAGCCTAAAAAAGTAAAGGCGGAAGATAGAGTTGTTCAAGATGTTGAGCAGGTACAGGAATTCACCGCGGATCCTAGTCAAAGCTATTCAGCTAAAAATGTAAATCCAGAGTACATTGCAAGATATCAGTCAAAAACTCAGGAAGATTACAATTCTGACAGTGATTATTCTGAGGATGAATATTTCAATGAAGATTACAGCACTACAAATACTACTACCACAGCAAACTTTGTAAACGACTATCAGAACAATGCTCAAGTAGCAGTAAGAGACAGATACGGCAATACTACTTATTACAGCAATTATTCTGATGTATTTTGGAGTGACCCAGCACACTATCAAGGCAGCATGTTTGACCCCATGTATAGACCTTTTTATGGCTATAGCTCAATTTACGGAAGACCTTATGGATACTATAGCCCATATCGTTCTGGCTGGAACATGTCTATTGGCTTTGGTAACTCATGGGGTTGGAGAAGTGGATGGTATTCTGGTGTATCAGTAGGCTATGGCTGGGGATCTTATGGTTATTGTGATCCATTCTATTCAGGATATTACGGATATGGCTATCCTTCTTATTACGACAGATATTATGGATATGGTGGTTATTATGGTACCCCTTATAGAAACGTTGTAGTTATTAATAATTATGAGTCAAGATCTGATAGAAGCATTAGGAGAGGACCTTCTACATCTAGAAGCAGAGTAGCTTCTAATGGTAGAAATAGAACTACAACCACCACTAATGATGGAAGATCATCTGTCTCTAACGGTAGAACATCATCTTCAAGAGATTACACAAGTACTCAAAACAGATACTACAGAAGATCAAGAGAAGCAGTAACATCAACTGGAGATAGCAGAACATCTAGCAACTCCAGGTCATACTCTAGTACTCCTAGCTCTAGATCATCATCCAACTACAACACGAACAGTAGTCCATCAAGATCTTCTCGTTCTTATAACTTTAACACAGGTTCAAGATCTTCTTCAGGAAACAGCTCATATAGCACTCCAAGCAGATCAAGATCATCGAGTCCAAGCTATAATAACAGTCGTTCTTCCAGCAGAAGTAGTGGAAGTAGCTATAACTCAAGAAGTAGTTCATCTTCTTCAGGTTCTAGCAGCAGAAGTAGCTATTCCTCAGGAAGTAGCAGATCTAGCAGCAGCAGTAGCAGGTCTTCTTCTAGCAGTAGTAGATCAAGCTCATCTAGATCATCATCAAGAAGAGGCGGTAACTAAAAACCCTTTTATTTAGAACAGAACTAGCTTTTAAAATGAAAATATATAATAAGCTTATACTTATAAGCCTGGCGCAGCTTTGCCTAATCATGAGCGCAAATGGACAAGATAGTGGACCACTTAATATAGGCTATTTCGATCCAGGTAATTTCACAGCAACCACATTAGATTTCAGCAGAGCCTACATGGGAGGTAGTGCGCGAATGCAAGGTTTGGGTGGAGCTCAAACAGCACTTGGGGGTGATATTAGCTCAGCTTCGTCAAATCCCGCAGGCCTTGGCTTCTTTAATAGATCAGAGTTTTCTTTCAGTCCGACAATTAATTTTTTGAATAGTTTCTCAGATTATCTGGGCAACAATTCTACTGACTCAAGAGTGAATTTCAACTTTGCCAATTTGGGGGTCGTCTTCAATAAAACTAAAGGTGATTTAGCTGAAGGGAAATGGCGAGGAGGGTCTTTCGGTGTTTCACTTAATAGAATTGCTGATTTTCACAGACAAGTTTCCTATTCTGGTTTAAGCTACAATGACTTTATGAGGGATAATAATGGAAATATAGTAGTAGATGAGAATGATAATCCAATTCTTGAATTAGATGCAAATTCACCGCGTGACATCATTGAGTATGCAGTTCTAAACTCATCTGCTGATGCTGCAGGAAATCTTTCATTTAACAGCGATCTGGCAGAATTAGCTTATGAAGCATATTTGATAGATGCATTCGAAATTGATGATGTTATGCAACCAGACAGAGATATATATGCAGTGGATGAAAATGGCAACCTTTTAAACGACGATTACATTCCTGCATATCCTGAGCTCGGTTTGGAAACTGAACAAATGGAAACTATAAAATCAACGGGAGGTATCTATCAAACATCTTTATCTTACGGTGGTAACTACAATGACCGGTTTTACTTTGGGGCCGGCCTGGGTATACTTTCAGTAAGCAGAGATATAGAAAGAACATATACAGAAAGGCCTACACAAACTACGTTAAGAGAATTAAACTTAACAGATAAATATAGCACAAATGGTGTAGGCGTTAATGCTACACTTGGATTGATTGTAAGACCAATTAACACAGTTCTGCTTGGAGCACAATACACTTCACCGAGCTTGTATAGCTTGCAACAAACGCAGGAGACCACACTATCAGCCAGCTATCTTAGATCAACGGATTATCGTTCAAATTACGAAGAGTACGGTTTCGTCTATGATGCTTTCAATTACAATATGGTTACTCCCTCTAAGCTAAGCGGCGGTATAACCTATTTCTTCGGCAAAAGTGGTTTTATTACTGGAGATGTTGAACGCGTAAACTATTCAGGAGGCAAAGTATCTCAAGGAGATTCATATGACTTCTCGGTTGATAATGAGGAGATCAATAAATTCGAAAAAGTATTAAACTTCAGAGTAGGTGCAGAATTCAGATTAGATATATTCAGATTTAGAGGAGGATATTCTTACTTTGGAGATCCTGTTGATAATAATATAGATGAATCAATGAGTAGAGTTTCTGCGGGGGCAGGTGTTAGAACAAAAGATTACTTTATAGATCTCGGAGTTGCAACTAACCTGGGATTTGAGAATACTGTATCTCCGTATCCAGGTGCCGGAACAGCTGTGGTAAATAATAAAAACACAGCAGCTACATTTTCTGTAGGTTTTTTCTTCTAAAAGAAATACTTCAATAAACACAAAGGGCTGACAAAATTGTCAGCCCTTTGTGTTTATTCTTTTTATTAGCTCAGAAATAGATTCCTTAGCATTCCATTCTAAATGAGCCTTGTTGTAATAGTCCTTTCGTTTCAAGTGTAACTCTTTCAAGGTAGAAACCACATCTGACGAGGCTAGCTTAGGACGCTTTTCTAATTCATACCTATCCATTCTTGCCACTATCTCCTCCACTGTTTCATTTATAAAAACACTAATCCCTTTTTCATTAATAAGATCCATATTATTATGAAAACAAGGAGCTCCCCCACCTGTAGCTACCACCATTCCATCTACTAAAGATAGAAGCTCAGCGAGAACCTGATGTTCCAAACTCCTGAAATGTTCCTCTCCGTATTCGGCAAAAATGTCTGCCACACTTTTGCCTTCCCTTGAAACAATTTCTTCATCCATATCTATGAATGGAAGATTGAGTTCACTAGCCAGTTGCTTACCTACAGTAGTTTTACCACTACCTGGCATACCAACCAGCACTATTTTATTGAACATATGAATTGATTACATCAGCCGTAGGCACATCATTATAATGCCATTTCCCCAGAACCGTTCCATTATGCAAAAGCATTACCCCTGGGTTAGAACGAATCATTGCTTTAAGCACTGTAGCATCGGTAAGATAATACGGAGCCGCCAGTTGATACTCATGTCTAAAAACTTCAAAATCATCTGGATTAGCTGAGGTCAGCACCATTGGTTTAATAGTAGTATTAACACCATTAACTAAACCTGTAATTTCATCCATATGATCTTTGTCTGTCCTTTGAGTGTCATAAAACACCAAAATCAGTTTATAGCCGGTAAAACTTTCCTCAGTAAAGTCATCACCATCAACACTTATCGCCTGGTAATCAGTGATTTTAGGAGTTGACTCTTTCTCATTAATTACTTCAGAAGATATGTACTCATACCCATCATTAGGCATTAAAAACTTTTGAGACTTCACCTCTTTACCTTCCTTATCCTTAAAGGTATAT
This genomic interval carries:
- the proS gene encoding proline--tRNA ligase; translated protein: MAKGLPKRSEDYSQWYNELVKKADLAEHSAVRGCMVIKPYGYSIWEKMQAAIDKMFKDTGHTNAYFPLFVPKSYLSKEADHVEGFAKECAVVTHYRLKNAEDGSGVVVDPEAKLEEELIVRPTSETVIWSTYKNWIQSYRDLPLLVNQWANVVRWEMRTRLFLRTAEFLWQEGHTAHATKQEAVAETKQMLDVYATFAEDFMAMPVVKGVKTESERFPGALDTYCIEALMQDGKALQAGTSHFLGQNFAKAFDVKFADKEGKLEHVWGTSWGVSTRLMGALIMAHSDDEGLVLPPKLAPIQVVIVPIFKTEEQLESIRAVADGFKSELLKLGVSVKFDDRDTNSPGWKFAEYEMKGVPVRIAIGPRDIENGTVEIARRDTKEKNVVAKDDAVAYISNLLEEIQQNIYNKALDFRKGLTTEVSTYDEFKEVLDGKGGFIEAHWDGTAETEEKIKEETKATIRCIPLDAKEEEGVCIYSGKPSKRKVIFARAY
- a CDS encoding OmpP1/FadL family transporter, with amino-acid sequence MKIYNKLILISLAQLCLIMSANGQDSGPLNIGYFDPGNFTATTLDFSRAYMGGSARMQGLGGAQTALGGDISSASSNPAGLGFFNRSEFSFSPTINFLNSFSDYLGNNSTDSRVNFNFANLGVVFNKTKGDLAEGKWRGGSFGVSLNRIADFHRQVSYSGLSYNDFMRDNNGNIVVDENDNPILELDANSPRDIIEYAVLNSSADAAGNLSFNSDLAELAYEAYLIDAFEIDDVMQPDRDIYAVDENGNLLNDDYIPAYPELGLETEQMETIKSTGGIYQTSLSYGGNYNDRFYFGAGLGILSVSRDIERTYTERPTQTTLRELNLTDKYSTNGVGVNATLGLIVRPINTVLLGAQYTSPSLYSLQQTQETTLSASYLRSTDYRSNYEEYGFVYDAFNYNMVTPSKLSGGITYFFGKSGFITGDVERVNYSGGKVSQGDSYDFSVDNEEINKFEKVLNFRVGAEFRLDIFRFRGGYSYFGDPVDNNIDESMSRVSAGAGVRTKDYFIDLGVATNLGFENTVSPYPGAGTAVVNNKNTAATFSVGFFF
- a CDS encoding shikimate kinase; protein product: MFNKIVLVGMPGSGKTTVGKQLASELNLPFIDMDEEIVSREGKSVADIFAEYGEEHFRSLEHQVLAELLSLVDGMVVATGGGAPCFHNNMDLINEKGISVFINETVEEIVARMDRYELEKRPKLASSDVVSTLKELHLKRKDYYNKAHLEWNAKESISELIKRINTKG